From the Serratia nematodiphila DZ0503SBS1 genome, one window contains:
- a CDS encoding S9 family peptidase, producing MMTPPKAEKRPYPITIHGDTRVDDYYWLRDDERADRQVLDYLQAENAYTDAMLKPQQALRETLYEEMVARIPQQEHSVPYVRHGYRYQTRYEPGNEYAIYVRQPQAESEHWEVLIDGNQRAENHEFYTLGGLDVSPDNQRLGVAEDFLSRRQYDIRFKNLADGSWADEVLENTSGSFEWANDSSTVYYVRKHAKTLLPYQVYRHVVGSDPQQDELIYEELDDTFYVGLEKTTSERFILIHLSSTTTSEILLLDADRADAKPQLFVPRRKDHEYAIDHYHQHFYIRSNKDGKNFGLYQSEQADEAQWQTLIAPRADVMLEGFSLFRDWLVVEERNAGLTLLRQIHWQTGEEKRIAFDDPTYTTWLAYNPDPETALLRYGYSSMTTPTTLYELNMDSGERTMLKQQEVKNFTPENYRSERVWVKARDGVEVPVSLVYRQDSFQRGANPLMVYGYGSYGSSMDPAFSASRLSLLDRGVVFALAHIRGGGELGQLWYEDGKLFNKQNTFNDFIDVTETLIAQGYGDGKRVFAMGGSAGGLLMGAVINQAPQLFHGVVAQVPFVDVVTTMLDESIPLTTGEYDEWGNPNEQAYYDYIKQYSPYDQVKAQAYPHLLVTTGLHDSQVQYWEPAKWVAKLRELKTDDRQLLLYTDMDAGHGGKSGRFKAYEDIALEYAFILALAE from the coding sequence ATGATGACCCCACCGAAAGCGGAAAAACGCCCTTATCCCATCACCATTCACGGCGACACGCGCGTGGATGACTACTACTGGCTGCGCGACGACGAGCGCGCAGACCGCCAGGTGCTGGACTACCTGCAGGCGGAGAACGCCTACACCGATGCGATGCTGAAGCCGCAGCAGGCGCTGCGCGAAACCCTGTACGAAGAGATGGTGGCGCGCATTCCGCAGCAGGAACATTCGGTGCCTTACGTGCGCCACGGCTATCGCTATCAGACGCGCTACGAGCCGGGCAACGAATACGCGATTTATGTGCGCCAGCCGCAGGCCGAGAGCGAGCACTGGGAAGTGCTTATCGACGGCAACCAGCGCGCCGAGAACCACGAGTTTTACACCCTGGGCGGGCTGGACGTTAGCCCCGACAATCAGCGTCTGGGGGTGGCGGAGGATTTCCTGTCGCGCCGCCAGTATGACATTCGTTTCAAGAACCTGGCCGACGGCAGCTGGGCCGACGAAGTGCTGGAAAACACCTCCGGCAGCTTCGAGTGGGCCAACGACTCCTCGACGGTGTACTACGTGCGCAAGCACGCCAAGACGCTGTTGCCGTATCAGGTCTATCGCCACGTGGTGGGCAGCGATCCGCAACAGGATGAGCTGATTTACGAAGAGCTGGACGATACCTTTTACGTCGGGCTGGAGAAGACCACCTCCGAGCGTTTTATCCTGATCCACCTGAGCAGCACCACCACCTCGGAGATCCTGCTGCTGGACGCCGATCGTGCGGACGCCAAGCCGCAGCTGTTCGTGCCGCGCCGCAAGGATCACGAGTACGCCATCGATCACTATCACCAGCATTTCTATATTCGCTCCAATAAGGACGGCAAGAACTTCGGCCTGTACCAGAGCGAGCAGGCGGACGAAGCGCAGTGGCAGACGCTGATCGCCCCGCGCGCCGACGTGATGCTGGAGGGCTTCAGCCTGTTCCGTGATTGGCTGGTGGTGGAAGAGCGCAATGCCGGCCTGACGCTGCTGCGCCAGATCCACTGGCAGACGGGCGAAGAGAAACGCATCGCCTTCGACGATCCGACCTACACCACCTGGCTGGCGTATAACCCGGATCCGGAAACCGCGCTGCTGCGCTACGGCTATTCGTCGATGACCACCCCGACCACGCTGTACGAACTGAACATGGACAGCGGTGAGCGGACGATGCTCAAACAGCAGGAAGTGAAGAACTTCACGCCGGAAAACTACCGCAGCGAGCGGGTGTGGGTGAAGGCGCGCGACGGCGTCGAGGTGCCGGTCTCGCTGGTGTATCGCCAGGACAGCTTCCAGCGCGGCGCCAACCCGCTGATGGTGTACGGCTACGGCTCTTACGGCAGCAGCATGGATCCGGCGTTCAGCGCCAGCCGCCTGAGCCTGCTGGATCGCGGTGTCGTGTTCGCGCTGGCGCACATTCGCGGCGGCGGTGAGCTGGGGCAGCTGTGGTATGAAGACGGCAAACTGTTCAACAAGCAGAACACCTTCAACGACTTTATCGACGTGACCGAAACGCTGATCGCCCAGGGGTACGGCGACGGCAAGCGGGTGTTCGCCATGGGCGGCAGCGCCGGCGGTCTGCTGATGGGCGCGGTGATCAACCAGGCGCCGCAGCTGTTCCACGGCGTGGTGGCGCAGGTGCCGTTCGTCGATGTGGTGACCACCATGCTGGACGAGTCGATCCCGCTGACCACCGGCGAATACGACGAGTGGGGCAACCCGAACGAGCAGGCCTATTACGACTACATCAAACAGTACAGCCCGTACGATCAGGTGAAGGCGCAGGCATACCCGCATCTGCTGGTGACCACCGGCCTGCACGATTCGCAGGTGCAGTATTGGGAGCCGGCCAAGTGGGTGGCCAAGCTGCGCGAGCTGAAAACCGACGATCGGCAGCTGCTGCTGTATACCGACATGGATGCCGGCCACGGCGGCAAATCCGGCCGCTTCAAGGCCTATGAGGATATTGCGCTGGAGTACGCCTTCATTCTGGCGCTGGCGGAGTAA
- a CDS encoding tellurite resistance TerB family protein: MKSNWMQQIQTLIGQKAGAMGGAEGIGKLLAPTALGGLVGVLLANKSSRKLVGKFGKNALIIGGSAAVGAVLWNKYKQRVKESHQDEPQFGLQTTPVDLRAKRLVQALVFAAKSDGHIDADEQRAIDHSLSQLQVGEEAQAWVQEALDQPLNPELIARSVQNEDEALEVYYLSCLVIDVDHFMERGYLDALAQALKIPADVKQGIESDVNEKKRELA; the protein is encoded by the coding sequence ATGAAAAGTAACTGGATGCAGCAGATTCAAACGTTGATCGGGCAGAAGGCCGGCGCGATGGGCGGGGCGGAAGGCATCGGCAAGCTGCTGGCGCCCACGGCGCTGGGCGGTTTGGTCGGCGTGCTGTTGGCCAACAAATCCTCGCGCAAGCTGGTGGGCAAGTTCGGCAAGAATGCGCTGATTATCGGCGGCAGCGCGGCGGTGGGCGCGGTGCTGTGGAACAAGTATAAGCAGCGGGTGAAAGAGAGCCATCAGGACGAACCGCAGTTCGGTTTGCAAACCACGCCGGTGGATCTGCGCGCCAAGCGTTTGGTGCAGGCGTTGGTGTTCGCCGCCAAGAGCGACGGCCATATCGATGCCGACGAGCAGCGCGCCATCGATCACAGCCTGTCGCAGCTGCAGGTGGGGGAAGAGGCGCAGGCCTGGGTGCAGGAAGCGCTCGATCAGCCGCTCAACCCGGAATTGATCGCCCGCAGCGTGCAAAATGAAGACGAGGCGCTGGAGGTTTACTACCTGAGCTGTCTGGTGATCGACGTCGATCACTTTATGGAACGCGGCTACCTCGATGCGCTGGCGCAGGCGCTGAAGATCCCGGCGGACGTCAAGCAGGGCATCGAGAGCGACGTCAACGAGAAAAAGCGCGAGCTGGCGTAG